The DNA region CAAAGGCCATAACCAGTCCGTTCATATCCTTCAAGAAGTTGTAAGAGTCGCAAGGGAGGCTGGGCATGACGCCACGATGGCCCCTACGACGCCCAAGGGTCACCACTACGCGAAAGTAATCCTCCCCAGCTTCACAATGGGGGGCACCCGTATCGAGTCCCCCCACTGGCAAAGAGCAAAGTACGCGAAAAATTTCGGTCGATTGAACAAAGCACTTGAGCCACTGACGCGGGATCTATTTGATGCAATCGAAGAAGGGGTAATTCAAGACAGGATTTTCCTGGTTGTCGCCGTAGCAGAGAACCGCTATCGTGGCGGGTTTCCTGATATCTATTTCGCCGTGCCGTACTCGACACTTGATGGCTACCACTTCTCCGCAACCTTGGATGAAGTACGTGAAGCAACCAAGCAATCAGTTGAGGAACCGCTTGAGCCATTAGTGTTTCTTAAGAAGAGGCTGGACGATGCGGAGCGCGGCGCGAAGGAGGCATAAGGTTCAACATGCGCATTGGTGTTAAAGGGTTCCAAGGAGCGCGCCTTACGCAGGCCCGCGCCGCGCGAGGAATGACCCAAACTGCGTTAGCAAAAGCATCAGGCATCTCCTGCCCCTCAATCTCAAAATGGGAACGAGGGGAGCAGATGCCTGAGTTTGCCGCACTGGAGAAGGTCGCCGAAGCGCTTTCGTTGCCCACAACCTGGTTCTTACAACCGTTGCCCGACTATGGCAACGGCACCTACTTCTTTAGGTCTAACTCTTCATTAGCAGCCGCAGGACGAGCGATCGCTCGCACACGACTCGAGTGGCTACATGAGCTCTCGCTTTGCATCCAAGAGTGGATAGCTTGGCCTGAGTTAACACTTCCTAAGCCGCTGGAAAGAAGCGACGCTCTCGGCTTAACAGATTCCGAGATAGAGGCTCTTGCGATGCAATGCAGAGAGCTTTGGCGTCTGGGTACAGGCCCGATTGAGGATGTAATCAAAGCTGTTGAGGCCGCAGGGGTCATTACAACCCGCGAGGCCTTGGGTTACATGAAGATGGATGGAGTCTCGCGCTGGTTCGAGCGGGACGGTCGCCCCTATATGTTCATCTCGGCCGACAAAACTTCTGCCGTACGAAACCGCTTTGACGTTGCGCATGAACTAGGGCACATACTGATGCACGCGGGGCTGACACAAGAGGATGAAGAGCAGCACCACAATGAACTTGAGCGGCAAGCACACTTGTTTGCCAGCGCATTCCTGATGCCCGCG from Paludibacterium sp. B53371 includes:
- a CDS encoding ImmA/IrrE family metallo-endopeptidase — protein: MRIGVKGFQGARLTQARAARGMTQTALAKASGISCPSISKWERGEQMPEFAALEKVAEALSLPTTWFLQPLPDYGNGTYFFRSNSSLAAAGRAIARTRLEWLHELSLCIQEWIAWPELTLPKPLERSDALGLTDSEIEALAMQCRELWRLGTGPIEDVIKAVEAAGVITTREALGYMKMDGVSRWFERDGRPYMFISADKTSAVRNRFDVAHELGHILMHAGLTQEDEEQHHNELERQAHLFASAFLMPAESVAGALNYPTLDTLLTLKKKWKVSIGALIMRAKSLDLIDDAYSTRLWKNYSARGWRKGEPLDDTLEAEKPFLMPRAVKMLLDQGGFSKPVFMDTTGFTATDIERLCSLPEGFMSNQPAKIIELNAPVFRKGANSPAPSTQGKVLQLNQHKK